GAAGATGGCGTAAACCGGAAGGCCGCCGTCATTGTGGGCCGCCAGTGCGGCGAGCGCCGGTGTGGCGACGCCCTCGAGTACGAGCGCGTACGCCCCGGCGTTGCGGCATTGCTGCGCCAACCGGAACAGCTTCCGTGCTTCGTCGATGGTGCGGGCAACGAATTTCGCGCCACCGGCCTGTGGCGAGTAACCGAGATGTGCCAGCACCGGGACTCCGCCGCCGGACAACTCCTCGATCAGCGAAAGATGATCGAGCGTGGTCACCTCGATCTTGATCGCATCGGCTCCGTGGGCGAGCACGCGCTGGGCGTTCTGCAAGCCGAGGTCAACGTGCCGAGCGGATCCATGCGGCATATCGGCGATGAGGTACACCTCCTCGCTGAGCGCCGTGCGATCGAGTTCGCGCCGGATCTCCACGAGCAGTGACAGTTGCACTCGTAGGAAGAACTCCTGCAGCTCCTCACCGTCCAGCACGGTCGACGGGTAGCCGAGATGCGTAGTCAGGAACGAGTCGCCGAGCATCACCGCGTCGAGGCGCAGCCGCTGCTGCTGTTGCTGACGCCGCAACGCGGTGAGTAGCGGTCTGATCTCGTAACCGTGGAACAGGTTTGCCTTGATGTGAATGCGCTCTGGCGAACTGAACCTGGCCTGGGTCTGGCGGGCGATCAGCTCAGCCGTCCTCCTCACGGCCCACCTCACCGCCGAGATCGTAGTGCCGCGCCGCGGCCCACAGGTCGCGAATGTGTAGCTCGATCGTGTCGGCAAGGACGCTGTTGCCCTTGCGGACCTCGAATTGCGGTCCCTGGATCGCCGGGGTCTGGCGCCAGTAGAGACTCATGAAGATGGTGTCGTCATAGGCGTGTATGGCCGCGACCGGCAGCCCGTCGTAGAGCCGCACCTCCAGGTTGGCCGCGACACCGGCGAGCCTCGCGAATCGGCGTAGCTCAGCGAGGTTGGCTTCGACGTTCTGCCGCGTCGCGTCCAGTTCGGTGTAACCCAACTCTCTGGCGCGCAGCGGTGCCACTGGCGAGTTAGGGTCGAGCAGCAAAACTTGGATCTTGCAGCCCCGCTCGGCTGCAGCCCGCATCGCGCGCAGCATGGGGATCACGTCGGGAATCCAAGTCTGCACGATGCGGATCGAGCGGGCGTTGGCGAATCCGCGTACGACGTCACTCGTCGGAAATATCTCATGGATGTCCCGTACGCCCGCCAGGGTCAGCCGCTCGTATGGGACGAAGTAGCGATTGAGCGACGCCGCCAATTCCTCTGACATGTGGCTGAGAAATGACCGGCGCAGGAAGAATTCGTAGAGGACGGCCAGTGAGGTCATTTCATCCTGATTGGCGTCGATGTCGCGTGGTGTAGGGCCAGGATGGCCCGCGCGATGACGCCGATCTTGCTGACGGTGCAGCGGACACGGGTGAGGATCTGCCAGCACTTGAGCGTGGCGAAGCCGCGCTCGCCGGGTGCCCGGACGGCGGCGTGGCGGCGGTTGTACGCCGTCGCGGCCGGGATCAGGGGCTTGTCCTTGCCGGCCCTGACCGGGGTGATCAGGGTGGGTGCCTCGCCCTGGTAGCCGCGGTCGGCCCAGAACTGCAGGCCGTGCCGGACGGCGGCGTCGACCACGCCGTGTCGGCGCGCGGCGGTCAGGTCATGGGTCGAGCCGGGCAGCCCGTCGGAGATCCACAGCAGGTTCCCGGTTTCACCCGCGAGGGCCTGCAGGTTGACGCCGTAGGTGCGCTTGCGGTGCACCCACCACAGTTTGTGCGCGCTGGTCCAGCGCACCCGGAACGTCGTGATGATCGTGCCGTCCAGGATCGTCACCTTCCCGCGCCGTCCGGCCAAGGCCTCTTCCAGGGACGGTGCCCGAGCTGCCAGCAGTGCCACCGCCTCACCGACGTACCGGTAGCAGGTGGCCGGCGAGACCTCGAACGAGACCGCAAGCTGGGCGAGGCTGTCCCCGCAGCGCAGGTGGACCAGGACCAGCAGCGCCTGCCGAGCGGGTGACAGCTTGCGCCACCGGCAGCCGCTCTGCCTGCGGTGCTCGGCCAGCAGGCCGGTGAGGAACTCCAGGTGGGGCGTCGACAGTCCCGGGACCGGGGCGCGGTAGGTTAGCAACTGAAGCTCCTGCTGGTACTGGTTGGTGTGGTAACCCCAGTCCTATCGGGAGCTTCACTTCATGGCCCACATCCCCACGCTCAGTTGATCAACCTGAGACATCCACATCCATCAGGATGAAATGACCTCAGTGTCCCGGCGGGGATCAGCGCAACGCCGAGGTTCTGTGTGAATGCATACCATCGCGAGTCGCCGTCAAAGCCGGTGGCGACGGGCAGGATGAGCAGTCCGATTCCGATCAGAACTGCGACGACGGAGATCGTCGTGGCCCGCGTCAGCTGCTCGAGCTTGGCCAGCTGGATGGCCGCTGGCTCCGCTGGGCGAGGATATTTGATCCGCTCAGCCATACCGTCCTCGGCTGTGGTCGTCGGCTTGGAACGCCGCCCAAGCCTTGGAGGTCAGGGTCCGCTGTGCCGTATGCCAGATCAGGGTGCCCGCACGTGTGAGGTGTATGCGTGGCTCGTCGTCGTCGGGCAGCTCTCCGCGTCTGGGTAGCTGCTCGAGGCGGTCGGCAAGCAACAGGTGGATCAGATACGCGAAGGTCTCTCGATCCAACGGAACCGAGGTGCCCGCGTGCCGGTCGAGGAGCATGGGCGCGTCGGGGTCGGGCAACTGCCTGAACAGCGCGGATCGGTCGGCCACGCAGTACAGGTAGACGAGCCGTTCGGCGGGTTCGCCGATGAGGGACACGAGCGCGGCGCGGTTGTCGAGGGTGGCGACTTCGGCACGGTAGGACTGCGTGCCATACGCACTGTGAAATAACCCAGCGGCAACGACATGGCTCGGCATCCCCCAGGCGGACAACAGGTCACGGACGCCGATCAGGTGGTGTCGCAGAGTGCCATTGCTGTGCTGCTGATCGGTGCCGTCCAGCCCTTCGAACGCAGCGAGCAGGTCCCCGTCGGTAACCATGCGTGTAGACTGGCATCGCTGTTCGTAGATGTCAATCGACATCTCAATGCATGGTGACCAATGGCCTTCGTGTGTCGCCGACGGCTAAGCCGAGTAAGACACCGGCCCCGAGTGCCAACACGAGGCCTGCCATGGGTGCTTCCCACGAGTGTGTCAATTCATGGACAATGCCGAATGCAAATGGTCCCAGCGCGCCCAGCGGGTAACCGATCGATTGCGCCATGCCAGAAAGCCCCGTCGCCACCTCATGGTCGCTCGCACGGATGCCGAAAAGCACGAAGCTCAGCGCGAATGCTCCGCCGACGGCGCCGAGTAACGCTACTCCGGCGGCCGCGGCCACCGGCCCGTTGCCGAGCAGCACTCCGAGCCCGCACAGCGCCTGCGTGGCCAGCAGCCCGCCACCGACCGCGCGCAGTGAAACCGCCCGTGCGGTGAGCAACGGCAAGGCGATCGACATCGCCGCGCCCGCCGCCAGCGCCATAGCCAGCGCCCAGCCCGCGGCCTGCGGCGAGAGGCCGCGGTCGATCAGGATGGCCGGCATCCACGCTGTGCAGACGTAGAAGGTGAGGATGGTGTACGCGAAATACCCGGTAATCAGCCACGCCTGCCCTGACCGCAGCAGGTTGTCTCGCCGAGCCCTCCGACGTGGCAGCAGCGTCGCGGGCTCAGACGACCCAGCCGGCAGTGACCGCCATTGCGTCAGCCAGACGAGTGCGGCGAAGAGGGCTGGTAGACCCCATACGCCGAGTGAACCCGCCCAGCCCAACCCCGAGTCGGCGAGCGGGATCGCGACTGCCGCCGCGAAGGCTCCAGCCATCGACATCGACCCGACGTACAGGCTCGTCATCTGACCAACTGATGCTGGGAAGCGCTCCTTGACCAGTCCTGGTAGAAGCACATTACCCACCACCATTCCAGCACCGAAGACGGCTGTTCCCAACATGAGCGCCGACACGGTGCCGGTCCAGCGTAGGAGGCTGCCAGCGCAGACCGCGACCAATGACAGCGTCAGCATCCGGGCAGTGCCCCAGCGCCGGGCCATGCGCGCCGACACCGGACCCACGGCACCGAACATCAGCAAGGGGATCGTGGTCACCAAGGACAATTCGATGCTGCCGAGTCCTGTCATCAGTGGAACCAGCGTGCCCACCGCGGTCAGGCCGGGCCGCAGTTGGATTGCTGCCAGCACCACCGCGACTGCTAGCAACGGTCCTGTGCCGGGGACGGCCATTCGAGTGGGGCCGGCACTCCGTTTCGAGATCCTTACTTCCTTGGTTCGCACGTCATCACGGTAACGAGACGCGGTCCTTCGTTCCGCGAGACACGGTGTAGCAGTGATGATTCGACGATCACGGGCCGAGCACGGCAGTCGCGAGCTTGTCGCGCGACATTCCGAGACCACTCGCCCAGATTCGGGGCGGCCCGCACGGCCAGAACCGGACTGGACGGGACGGTGCCCGGGCCGGTAGCTTGCAGTCGACCGTGACTTCGTCCGAGGAGGTGAGACCCATGAACGCTGTACCGATGTGGGTGCTCCCCCTTGCCGTCACGGCCGGGCGACTGACGTAGGCGTCGCCGGGAGCGCCGCGCTGACCAGGCACTCCCGAAAGGCAACACCTATGCGCACTCAGTTCACCACCGAACCGTCGTCCGCCGGCCCGGCCGGGTACGACGTGATCATCGCCGGGTGCGGGCCGACCGGCGCGATGCTGGCCGCCGAGCTGCGGCTGCACGACGTGCGGGTCCTCGTCCTGGAGAAGGAGACCGAGCCCGCGTCGTTCGTCCGCATCGTCGGGCTGCATATCCGCAGCATCGAGCTGTTGGCCATGCGCGGGCTGCTGGAGCGCGTCCGCGAGCGCGCCAGGCAGCGTCCGGCCGCGGGCTTCTTCGCCGCCATCAGCAAGCCCGCGCCCGTGGGGCTGGATTCCGCGCACGCCTACCTGCTGGGCATCCCGCAGCCGGTCATCGTGCACCTGCTCGAAGAGCACGCGATCGCGCTGGGTGCGCAGGTCCGGCACGGCTGCGCGGTGGCCGGCCTCGCGCAGGACGGCGACGGCGTGACCGTCACGCTGGCCGACGGGGAGCGGCTGCGTACGCGCTATCTCGTCGGGTGCGACGGCGCGCGCAGCACGGTGCGCAAGCTGCTCGGCGTCGGCTTCCCC
The Catellatospora sp. IY07-71 DNA segment above includes these coding regions:
- a CDS encoding DUF6817 domain-containing protein — encoded protein: MSIDIYEQRCQSTRMVTDGDLLAAFEGLDGTDQQHSNGTLRHHLIGVRDLLSAWGMPSHVVAAGLFHSAYGTQSYRAEVATLDNRAALVSLIGEPAERLVYLYCVADRSALFRQLPDPDAPMLLDRHAGTSVPLDRETFAYLIHLLLADRLEQLPRRGELPDDDEPRIHLTRAGTLIWHTAQRTLTSKAWAAFQADDHSRGRYG
- a CDS encoding MFS transporter → MVLAAIQLRPGLTAVGTLVPLMTGLGSIELSLVTTIPLLMFGAVGPVSARMARRWGTARMLTLSLVAVCAGSLLRWTGTVSALMLGTAVFGAGMVVGNVLLPGLVKERFPASVGQMTSLYVGSMSMAGAFAAAVAIPLADSGLGWAGSLGVWGLPALFAALVWLTQWRSLPAGSSEPATLLPRRRARRDNLLRSGQAWLITGYFAYTILTFYVCTAWMPAILIDRGLSPQAAGWALAMALAAGAAMSIALPLLTARAVSLRAVGGGLLATQALCGLGVLLGNGPVAAAAGVALLGAVGGAFALSFVLFGIRASDHEVATGLSGMAQSIGYPLGALGPFAFGIVHELTHSWEAPMAGLVLALGAGVLLGLAVGDTRRPLVTMH
- a CDS encoding DUF5919 domain-containing protein, whose amino-acid sequence is MTSLAVLYEFFLRRSFLSHMSEELAASLNRYFVPYERLTLAGVRDIHEIFPTSDVVRGFANARSIRIVQTWIPDVIPMLRAMRAAAERGCKIQVLLLDPNSPVAPLRARELGYTELDATRQNVEANLAELRRFARLAGVAANLEVRLYDGLPVAAIHAYDDTIFMSLYWRQTPAIQGPQFEVRKGNSVLADTIELHIRDLWAAARHYDLGGEVGREEDG
- a CDS encoding 3-methyl-2-oxobutanoate hydroxymethyltransferase, with amino-acid sequence MRWAVRRTAELIARQTQARFSSPERIHIKANLFHGYEIRPLLTALRRQQQQQRLRLDAVMLGDSFLTTHLGYPSTVLDGEELQEFFLRVQLSLLVEIRRELDRTALSEEVYLIADMPHGSARHVDLGLQNAQRVLAHGADAIKIEVTTLDHLSLIEELSGGGVPVLAHLGYSPQAGGAKFVARTIDEARKLFRLAQQCRNAGAYALVLEGVATPALAALAAHNDGGLPVYAIFSGHAPYAGQSVNVWDALYRPPFPARYFPPTASLDVSTFPASYTDAAIVEHCRLLLELLGTSYPIFRGADMSGSEAAELMQSNPWC
- a CDS encoding transposase family protein, which translates into the protein MLTYRAPVPGLSTPHLEFLTGLLAEHRRQSGCRWRKLSPARQALLVLVHLRCGDSLAQLAVSFEVSPATCYRYVGEAVALLAARAPSLEEALAGRRGKVTILDGTIITTFRVRWTSAHKLWWVHRKRTYGVNLQALAGETGNLLWISDGLPGSTHDLTAARRHGVVDAAVRHGLQFWADRGYQGEAPTLITPVRAGKDKPLIPAATAYNRRHAAVRAPGERGFATLKCWQILTRVRCTVSKIGVIARAILALHHATSTPIRMK